Proteins from a single region of Aquirhabdus parva:
- a CDS encoding thioredoxin family protein — translation MKYLSYGFALSLIIPALAFADVPPATTASAAADTTAAPVKKHESAKVDSHIYDIKADPSKDLAQAIADAKKGNKHILVEVGGDWCIWCRRLEGIFVSHPELTALRDKNFVLVHVNFSDENENKAFLAQFPKVAGYPHIFVLDQDGKLLHSHDTSDLEDGKSYSIANITAFLEKWKAA, via the coding sequence ATGAAATATTTATCTTATGGTTTTGCGCTGAGTCTCATCATCCCTGCATTGGCGTTTGCTGATGTCCCGCCTGCCACGACGGCGAGCGCCGCAGCTGATACCACCGCTGCGCCAGTGAAGAAGCACGAGTCTGCCAAAGTTGACTCTCATATCTATGATATTAAGGCTGATCCGTCCAAGGATTTAGCACAGGCCATTGCGGATGCCAAGAAAGGCAATAAGCATATTCTGGTTGAAGTCGGTGGCGACTGGTGCATCTGGTGTCGTCGTCTGGAAGGCATCTTTGTCAGTCATCCTGAATTGACTGCATTACGCGATAAGAACTTCGTGTTGGTTCATGTCAATTTCAGTGATGAAAATGAGAACAAAGCCTTCCTTGCCCAGTTCCCCAAAGTCGCAGGCTACCCGCATATTTTTGTTTTGGATCAAGATGGCAAATTATTGCATTCGCACGATACCAGTGATCTTGAAGACGGTAAGTCCTATAGCATCGCGAATATCACCGCGTTTCTGGAGAAATGGAAAGCGGCATAA
- a CDS encoding protein-disulfide reductase DsbD domain-containing protein, with amino-acid sequence MSKSLASNFSVKTAQSLLIGLLGFNVSVHAKAPATPLASFEENEAKVVITVEYDQKHQATLVAQFTPLQKGYHLYSKDLPRKGIEGIGRPTLIELAANSPIKARGVLTDSAPTLKEVIPEAKDPLLIYPNGPVTLRLPITLPAAASGKLTDNVLVSYMTCSPQGQCTAPVTAKAVPITLTHLAAH; translated from the coding sequence ATGTCAAAATCTTTAGCATCCAATTTTTCCGTTAAGACTGCTCAATCCCTCCTGATTGGGCTGCTTGGATTTAATGTCTCGGTCCATGCCAAGGCACCTGCCACACCATTGGCTTCTTTTGAAGAAAACGAAGCCAAGGTAGTGATTACGGTTGAATATGATCAGAAGCATCAAGCCACCTTGGTCGCGCAGTTCACGCCGTTGCAAAAAGGCTATCACCTGTATAGCAAAGACTTACCGCGTAAAGGAATAGAAGGCATTGGGCGTCCGACCTTGATCGAGCTTGCCGCAAACTCACCCATCAAGGCACGAGGTGTACTGACCGACAGTGCCCCGACCTTAAAGGAAGTGATCCCTGAAGCCAAAGATCCACTGCTAATCTACCCCAACGGTCCTGTGACCTTGCGTCTGCCGATCACCTTACCGGCAGCAGCCAGTGGCAAACTAACCGATAACGTTTTGGTCAGCTATATGACGTGTAGTCCACAAGGGCAATGTACGGCACCTGTGACTGCCAAAGCCGTGCCGATCACCTTGACTCACTTGGCCGCACACTGA
- a CDS encoding fatty acid desaturase CarF family protein codes for MVTAIVITSIVLKTLLIVLLADFITGFVHWLEDAYARPEMRFVGGIARENLLHHEKPRDFLKKNWWQSSYDLIAIGLVVLAVSWFAFGEISVWLILLMVLSINGNQIHKWSHQNRMERPALVSKLQDWKILQGVRQHAKHHSGLKNTDYCVITNVMNPMLEKLNFWVGLEWAIWRVTGVVRRQDAI; via the coding sequence ATGGTAACGGCGATAGTAATTACATCTATAGTTTTGAAAACATTATTGATTGTTCTATTGGCAGATTTTATTACGGGCTTTGTCCATTGGCTGGAAGATGCCTATGCACGTCCTGAGATGCGTTTTGTTGGTGGTATTGCCCGGGAGAATTTATTGCATCATGAGAAGCCGCGTGACTTCCTAAAGAAGAACTGGTGGCAGAGTTCTTATGACCTGATTGCGATTGGTTTGGTGGTGCTTGCCGTATCATGGTTTGCTTTTGGAGAGATCAGCGTTTGGTTGATCCTGCTCATGGTGCTGAGTATCAATGGCAACCAGATCCATAAATGGTCACACCAAAACCGTATGGAACGTCCTGCACTGGTGAGCAAATTGCAAGACTGGAAAATCCTGCAAGGCGTGCGTCAACATGCCAAACACCACAGTGGCTTGAAGAACACCGACTACTGTGTGATCACCAACGTGATGAACCCAATGCTTGAAAAACTTAACTTTTGGGTAGGCTTAGAGTGGGCGATCTGGCGGGTAACGGGTGTGGTCCGTCGTCAGGATGCTATCTAA
- a CDS encoding helix-turn-helix domain-containing protein encodes MSNTDLLITTLKRVLKSRGKTYGELAEALHLSEASVKRLFSDKTFTLQRLDDICQWLELDFFELARIARGESMAVTEMTVDQEQILANDLQLLGIFYLVRNNWQLGDIVRDYDITEPECIRLLIKLDRAGLIELLPDNRIRLRVSRQVKHQAYGPIRLQHGEMMTNNFLGVRFDEHGGYFEFVGGDLSPASALIIQRKLDRLAAEFHELSALDINLPTQDRTLYGLAFGIRPWNTAEEMCGLKRRTSRAKSSS; translated from the coding sequence ATGTCCAATACTGATTTACTGATTACTACCTTAAAACGCGTGCTGAAATCACGCGGGAAAACTTATGGTGAATTGGCCGAAGCACTGCACTTGAGTGAGGCGAGTGTTAAACGGTTATTTTCGGACAAGACCTTTACCTTGCAGCGTCTGGATGATATCTGCCAGTGGCTTGAGCTCGATTTCTTTGAGCTGGCACGGATTGCGCGCGGTGAATCGATGGCGGTCACAGAGATGACGGTTGATCAAGAGCAGATCCTTGCCAATGACTTACAGCTTTTGGGGATCTTTTATTTAGTACGCAACAACTGGCAGCTCGGCGACATTGTGCGTGACTATGACATCACGGAGCCTGAGTGTATTCGCCTCTTGATCAAGCTGGATCGTGCAGGCTTGATTGAACTCTTACCGGATAATCGTATTCGTCTGCGCGTTTCACGCCAAGTAAAACACCAAGCCTATGGTCCAATCCGCCTACAACATGGCGAAATGATGACCAATAACTTTCTTGGAGTGCGCTTTGATGAGCATGGCGGTTACTTTGAGTTTGTTGGCGGGGATCTATCCCCCGCCTCTGCTCTGATCATTCAGCGTAAACTGGATCGCCTTGCGGCAGAGTTTCATGAGCTGTCAGCACTGGATATCAACCTCCCCACACAGGACCGCACCTTGTATGGCCTAGCCTTTGGTATCCGTCCGTGGAATACGGCAGAGGAAATGTGTGGACTAAAGAGACGCACGAGCCGAGCTAAGTCCTCTTCATGA
- the rpoZ gene encoding DNA-directed RNA polymerase subunit omega produces the protein MARVTVEDCLGAVDNRFELVLVAAKRARQLARGTAEPTLAWENDKPTVMALREIAAGHVTKDILKMKDEPAPVSNLDAVMSSISLNDFTF, from the coding sequence ATGGCACGCGTGACTGTAGAAGATTGCCTAGGTGCAGTTGATAATCGTTTTGAATTGGTTTTAGTTGCTGCGAAGCGCGCACGTCAACTCGCTCGCGGTACCGCTGAGCCGACATTGGCTTGGGAAAACGACAAACCAACCGTGATGGCACTGCGTGAAATCGCTGCTGGTCACGTGACCAAAGACATCCTGAAAATGAAAGATGAGCCAGCACCGGTGTCAAACCTGGATGCGGTGATGTCTTCAATTTCATTGAATGACTTCACGTTCTAA
- a CDS encoding three component ABC system middle component — MGLTNAIEHFETLTRSPLVLARIINAFFQHLPNKDKSFLLGYLVLPIVLHPASQDFLRKARKTSSIRTFCNNRELLAGLPQRINAMRVITNLAIQNSLDCEQLKLGPDLSLDFIANKNPESILENQQKAAKNLAFIFEPYDVPAIYKLLGIKEL; from the coding sequence ATGGGATTGACCAACGCTATAGAACATTTCGAAACACTTACAAGAAGTCCGCTAGTCTTAGCCAGAATCATAAATGCATTTTTCCAGCATTTACCAAATAAAGATAAAAGCTTCTTATTAGGATATTTAGTGCTTCCTATAGTTTTACATCCTGCATCTCAAGATTTTTTACGAAAAGCACGAAAAACAAGCTCCATAAGAACATTTTGTAATAACAGAGAGCTACTTGCAGGGCTTCCCCAACGTATAAATGCAATGCGTGTTATTACAAATCTTGCTATACAAAACTCACTAGACTGTGAACAACTCAAGCTCGGCCCAGATCTATCTTTGGACTTTATTGCTAATAAAAATCCAGAATCCATTCTAGAAAACCAACAAAAAGCTGCAAAAAATTTGGCTTTTATATTTGAACCTTATGATGTTCCTGCCATATATAAATTACTTGGAATTAAAGAGTTATGA
- a CDS encoding DUF3732 domain-containing protein: protein MNCFIKFIGIVDKENQTHCIEFFKGLNIITGKSTTGKSALIEIFDYCFGSEDYTVPKGGLITRRTEIYFTALQFSNFTLVLARRGESQSCFIKEISDTDTIKNLPSVDIDFFDKKYFMPLKDFKKELGRYFEITLTSVDESIERRLYNDKRSPTPSVRSFTSFMLQHQNLVANKHAIFYRFDEKQKKDQAIEHFKIFLGIAEQEYFVLSQRLDEINQRLKQIEIALPKRADEKERTERHISKLLKEYQSISGVQLLDSDAVSIVRNPQRTLDFIANIPIQVDALSTTFEKQRFLLQQEQSSTLANLRELQQKSNALLASINYADKFKLSIESIEIPSSIDISVATCPFCSSKSHTVEHEVNQLENAIHWLNQELRLTPYMRESFHEDKKNIDNQINTIKLKLSSINNAIKALDQQTIHLEKKRSLPELATKAKLHIEIMLEDLISRSTSDLDMEKDNLNREKNIVLTKLKKFNVQEKLEVIQDQIVESMREIGKNFDFEYKPINLKFSLETFDLWHEDIDGNRILLRAMGSGANWLYCHLTLFLALHRIFAIHNRICKIPPILFLDQPTQVYFPTFLNDHEEEFDSKKLSELIGRQGDEDLNAVVKMYNELIRFCKETEELTNVEPQIIVTDHADRLDLGNGNVFESYVRARWRTRGFIAE, encoded by the coding sequence ATGAATTGTTTTATAAAATTTATAGGAATTGTTGATAAAGAAAATCAAACTCACTGCATCGAATTCTTCAAAGGACTGAATATTATTACTGGTAAGTCTACGACAGGTAAAAGCGCACTAATCGAAATATTTGACTATTGTTTTGGAAGTGAAGATTACACAGTACCAAAAGGTGGATTAATAACTCGAAGAACTGAAATTTATTTCACAGCCCTGCAGTTTTCAAATTTTACACTTGTGCTTGCTAGGCGTGGCGAATCACAATCTTGCTTTATTAAAGAAATCTCAGATACCGATACTATAAAAAACTTACCGTCTGTGGACATAGATTTCTTTGATAAAAAATACTTTATGCCATTAAAAGATTTTAAAAAAGAATTAGGAAGATATTTTGAAATAACGCTTACTTCGGTTGATGAATCTATCGAAAGACGCCTTTACAATGATAAAAGATCACCTACCCCATCAGTCAGAAGCTTTACTTCATTCATGCTTCAACACCAAAATTTGGTAGCGAATAAGCATGCAATTTTTTATAGATTCGATGAGAAACAGAAAAAAGATCAAGCAATTGAACATTTTAAAATATTTTTAGGAATTGCTGAGCAAGAATATTTTGTACTCTCACAAAGACTAGACGAAATCAATCAGCGCTTAAAACAAATTGAAATTGCATTACCTAAAAGAGCGGATGAAAAAGAACGTACTGAACGGCACATTTCAAAACTACTTAAAGAATATCAATCTATTAGTGGTGTTCAGCTCTTAGATTCAGATGCTGTTAGCATAGTGAGAAACCCACAGCGAACACTAGACTTTATTGCAAATATTCCAATTCAAGTAGATGCTCTCAGCACAACATTTGAAAAACAAAGATTTTTACTTCAACAAGAACAATCTAGTACTCTTGCTAACTTGAGGGAACTACAACAAAAAAGTAATGCTTTATTAGCGTCGATTAATTATGCAGATAAATTCAAACTTTCAATCGAATCTATTGAGATACCAAGTTCAATTGACATTTCAGTTGCTACCTGCCCTTTTTGTTCATCCAAATCACATACTGTTGAACATGAGGTAAATCAACTTGAAAATGCTATTCATTGGCTTAATCAGGAACTTCGTTTAACACCATATATGCGCGAATCGTTTCATGAAGATAAAAAAAATATTGATAATCAAATCAATACAATAAAACTTAAATTGTCTTCCATTAATAATGCCATTAAAGCATTAGATCAACAAACCATTCATTTAGAAAAAAAAAGATCATTACCTGAACTTGCCACAAAAGCAAAACTTCACATTGAAATAATGTTGGAGGACTTAATTTCTCGTTCAACTTCAGACTTAGATATGGAGAAAGACAATCTAAATAGGGAAAAAAATATAGTCTTGACGAAACTCAAAAAGTTTAATGTTCAAGAAAAGCTAGAAGTGATTCAAGATCAAATAGTTGAATCAATGCGAGAAATTGGTAAAAATTTTGATTTTGAATATAAGCCTATCAACTTGAAATTTTCATTAGAAACTTTCGATCTTTGGCACGAAGATATTGATGGTAATAGAATACTCTTACGAGCTATGGGAAGTGGCGCTAATTGGCTTTATTGCCACTTAACACTATTTTTAGCACTGCATAGAATATTTGCTATACATAACCGAATATGCAAAATACCGCCAATTCTTTTTTTAGATCAACCAACTCAAGTTTACTTTCCGACTTTTCTAAATGATCACGAGGAAGAATTCGATTCTAAAAAGCTCTCAGAGCTGATAGGTCGTCAAGGAGATGAAGACCTAAATGCTGTCGTTAAAATGTACAATGAACTAATTAGATTTTGCAAAGAAACTGAAGAGCTAACCAACGTTGAGCCTCAGATTATAGTCACAGACCATGCCGATCGGCTGGATCTTGGTAATGGAAATGTATTCGAATCATATGTTAGAGCACGTTGGCGAACCCGAGGTTTTATTGCTGAATAA
- a CDS encoding MarC family protein, with protein MDNTFVSATILLLLITDPLGGVPVFVNALRGVAPKRRPKIILREVSIAFFILLMFMLGGHRFLEMFQLSDLSLQLAGGIILFLIAMRMVFPAASSHGNQNEVLPEEPLIVPLAVPMLAGPSAMATVMLMVSQAPDRKLEWIAALAVTMSVCAVVLLLSGQMQRLLGDSVLKAFERLMGLILVVLAVEMILKSVRIFIQSLS; from the coding sequence ATGGATAACACCTTTGTCTCAGCAACAATACTCTTGTTGCTGATCACCGACCCTTTGGGCGGCGTCCCTGTTTTTGTCAATGCACTCCGTGGGGTCGCGCCTAAGCGCCGTCCCAAGATTATCCTGCGTGAAGTCTCCATCGCCTTTTTCATTCTGCTGATGTTTATGCTCGGCGGGCATCGCTTTTTGGAGATGTTCCAGCTTAGTGATCTGTCATTGCAACTGGCTGGCGGGATCATCTTGTTTTTGATCGCGATGCGCATGGTCTTTCCTGCGGCATCCTCCCATGGCAATCAAAATGAAGTCTTACCTGAAGAACCCCTCATCGTGCCCTTAGCAGTGCCGATGTTGGCGGGTCCTTCAGCAATGGCAACGGTGATGCTGATGGTATCGCAAGCGCCAGATCGTAAGCTAGAGTGGATTGCAGCACTCGCGGTGACCATGTCAGTCTGTGCCGTGGTACTGTTGCTGTCGGGTCAGATGCAGCGCTTACTGGGGGACAGTGTCCTCAAGGCTTTCGAGCGTTTGATGGGTTTGATTCTGGTCGTGCTGGCGGTGGAGATGATCTTAAAGTCGGTGCGGATTTTTATTCAGAGTTTGTCTTAA